The Carassius gibelio isolate Cgi1373 ecotype wild population from Czech Republic chromosome B14, carGib1.2-hapl.c, whole genome shotgun sequence genome has a segment encoding these proteins:
- the LOC127971303 gene encoding leukotriene C4 synthase-like yields MMLEQVVLLGAVTLLGLLEQAYFSLQVIYARRKYSVSPPATTGPPEFERIFRAHSNSSGYFPLFVFSLWLAGVFFSQALAVLFGLLYLYGRYRYFHGYAASAQGRLEPLYFSAKMLWALFTLSGLGVICTMTQAYLGLDLLHYFSHALGLTEHT; encoded by the exons ATGATGCTGGAGCAGGTCGTGCTGTTAGGAGCCGTTACACTGCTGGGACTGCTGGAGCAAG CGTACTTCTCTCTGCAGGTGATCTACGCTCGCAGGAAGTACTCGGTGTCTCCGCCTGCCACCACCGGACCTCCCGAGTTTGAGAGGATCTTTCGAGCCCA CTCAAACTCTTCTGGGTATTTCCCGCTGTTCGTCTTCTCGCTTTGGTTGGCTGGAGTGTTCTTCAGTCAAG CGCTGGCAGTGTTGTTCGGGCTGCTGTACCTCTACGGACGGTATCGGTACTTCCATGGCTATGCGGCGTCTGCTCAGGGCAG ACTGGAGCCGCTGTACTTCAGTGCAAAGATGCTGTGGGCACTGTTCACTCTGTCCGGGCTGGGGGTCATCTGCACCATGACACAGGCCTATCTGGGACTGGACCTGCTGCACTACTTCAGTCACGCTCTGGGTCTGACCGAACACACATGA